CACCCACAACGCCGTGGGCGCATAGGCGTCGATCACCGTCAGCGGCACGACCTCCTGTGCGCGGGCGGGTTTGGCTCCAAGGAACGCAGCGCAGATTCCGGCCAGAATCAGCACGCGGGGGCGGCGGCGCGGCTTGGGGGCACGAATCGGATTCATGGACATTCTCTTTCCCGTTTGAACGGACTGTACACGCCAGTCTATCGTGTGCGCAGTCTTTCGCGAGTTTCGGCAGACCAGTTTCCCACGTATACTCGCGAACTGAGGCTACGGGCGGATATTAGCGATATTTCCGTCGCCAAGGAAACAATTTCGAAATCTGCGGCCACCGATCCAGATACAGGTACCTAAATGGCAAGCGTAACAGGGACCAACGGCCGCGAAACTCTCGCGTCCATCGCCTACCAGCGGCTGCTGGACGATATCGTCGGCGGGCGGCTGCAGCCCGGCAGCAAACTTCGGCTTCAGTTTCTCACTGAACGCTATGCAGTCGGCAACAGCCCGCTGCGCGAAGCCCTTAACCGGCTTTCCGCCAATGGCATGGTGCAGCGCGAGGAAAACCGGGGGTTTCGCGTCTCGCCGGCATCGGCGGAGGAACTGTCGGAACTGATTCGGACACGCTGCTGGCTGGAGGAAATTGCGCTGCGGGAATCCATCCGGCACGGTGACGCGGCATGGGAAGAAGGTGTGTTGGTGGCATATCACCGGCTATCGAAGAGAAATCGGCTGTCGGACGAAGAGTATGTCACGTTCGACGGAACCTGGGAGGACCTTCACCGCGCGTATCACCTGTCCCTGCTTTCCGCCTGCAATTCGAAAATCCTCCTGGACTTTTGTGCGCAACTGCATGAACAGACT
This portion of the Gemmatimonadota bacterium genome encodes:
- a CDS encoding GntR family transcriptional regulator, with the translated sequence MASVTGTNGRETLASIAYQRLLDDIVGGRLQPGSKLRLQFLTERYAVGNSPLREALNRLSANGMVQREENRGFRVSPASAEELSELIRTRCWLEEIALRESIRHGDAAWEEGVLVAYHRLSKRNRLSDEEYVTFDGTWEDLHRAYHLSLLSACNSKILLDFCAQLHEQTLRYRNLSSMQAYRDRHELDEHRAIRDAVLDRDGDKAVELLRAHYRITGEIALARGNLS